The following are from one region of the Chryseobacterium shigense genome:
- a CDS encoding TraR/DksA family transcriptional regulator: MSDERVRYSDADLQEFKAIIKEKIEKAEKDLQLIRESFINDQNNGTDDTSPTFKAFEEGAETLSKEQNSILAGRQEKFVRDLKNALIRIENKTYGVCRVTGKLIPKERLLAVPHATLSIEAKNMQK, translated from the coding sequence ATGTCAGACGAAAGAGTTAGATACAGCGATGCTGATTTACAGGAATTTAAAGCAATTATAAAAGAAAAAATAGAAAAAGCAGAGAAAGATCTTCAGCTGATCAGAGAAAGCTTTATCAACGACCAGAATAATGGAACAGATGATACTTCTCCTACCTTTAAAGCATTTGAAGAAGGAGCAGAGACATTGAGCAAAGAGCAGAACTCTATTTTAGCAGGACGTCAGGAAAAATTCGTTCGTGATCTTAAAAACGCTCTGATCAGAATTGAAAATAAGACGTATGGCGTGTGCAGAGTAACAGGAAAGCTTATTCCTAAAGAAAGACTTTTAGCCGTTCCCCATGCTACACTGAGCATTGAAGCGAAAAATATGCAGAAATAA